The following DNA comes from Malania oleifera isolate guangnan ecotype guangnan chromosome 12, ASM2987363v1, whole genome shotgun sequence.
CCTCCCAGAGAGAGAACATGCAAAAAGCACTAACTGCTGCTGAGAAGAAAGGAAGCACATCAGTTTTCAACATGTTGATGATGCCATGTTGATTCTATCCTGATGTAATAATGAACTAATAAAATGTTAGCAGTGCTGTGATAGGTGACCCTTGAAAGTCTTGTTCAGTTTAGTTTACTCTGCATTAGCTAGTGCAGCTGGGGTGACAACCATTTCTTCTTTTGGAACTCCATTAGATTAGCTACGtgctcaaaatttatcaaaagaaccCATCTGCGACCATGGCTCAATCTCCTCTTTGTGGAGGCTCAATTGCTACTGCTGGCTTAGACGTCAAGACCCAAGGTAACTTCTGACTATTTTTTTCTGtagtttttattcaaattcaactTCTAATtctattttattgtgttttattAAGTATGAAAGATAATTGGTTATTTCTGCATAAGTTTATGATCTTTGTGGGTCTGATTGTTTTGAACTCataagatctttttttttttttttctctattcatTTTCCCCCCTTATTTTTTTTGGCTCAAAAACCCATTATTACCCACTGCATAAATGGATTGTGAACTCTCTTTTTTTGTCTGGACTTGAGCTTTTATATGCATTTTCATTTGTACTATATGATGGCTATACTTATGCCAATTTGGGATGATGAAGGAATGCATCAAAACCTGATAGGCCCATTTTGGTTTGTTTTTGTACAAAATTAGTTTTGGTTGATTTTCATTTTCCTATTTGAGCATTCTTGACttagaattttagaaaagttttacCATCTGTTAATGTGGTAACATTTAAGTATGGTGTTGAAATCATCAAATAAAGTTGAATTCTCGTGTAAATCTATGAAAAATGGGACAAAAAATAAAGTGATTTCTGCTGTTGACATGCATGGCATGCAAGAAACTAATGATATACACAGTTGGAATGTGTGCGTACCAATATCATTCTTGCACAAGGAAATGCAAAAGCATGGTGAAAGATATTACAAATTCTTGTGCAAAGTTGGGAAATGCTCCAACTTGTATATTCTCAGTATGCCTGCAGCTATTTTTGTGCGAAATTATAGGATGTATACTTGTTGTGCTTTTTTTCCCGGGGGAAGGGGGTTCATTGTGGGTTCATTGAGCATAGGCTGCAAAATTTCGTAGCAACTACTATGTGGAAAATCACCATAACACCTGCCCTTGTCCTGTACTTGGCAAATTACCCATTTCCTATTTTTTGACTCCAATGATTGAACTTGGGACCTTCAATGTGAAGCTCCTATGGTCATACTGTTGGGGGGTCCGGGGGAGGGACAGGCCGCAGGGGTTTCTTTGCCAGAGAGGCAACTATGGGGAGAGGAAGGGCCTTGGGGAAGATGGCAGCGGTAGAGGAGGCCGAGAGGGAGGGCGGTTGCTGGTGGTCAAGGGTGGAGGATGAAGAGGCTAATGCCATTGATGGTGGAGCCAGACTGGCGGAGCGTTCTTGCTACTGCAGCGGTGAAGGCGATGGTGGGTCTTAGGGCTGAgggttttttttgggggggggggggggggattatacaaaaaaaattaaaaatacgaaattattaaattttattaattattttggttttttggttcagtttttgcataaaaaccaaaaccaaaaatttatattttcaagaaCCAAAACCGAAACTGAAGACTGAAAAACTGGACCAAAACTGATTTCGGTCCGGTTCTGGTTTGGTCTTCGGTAAATTTTGAACACCCTTAATTATTTTTTAGGAAACTAGTGTTTCAATTTATTTAAAGTTTCTTAATTTATTCTACTTATCTTCCAAGATTATATCTTCAGAATTCTAGGTTATTGTCCTTCACGAAACTGATATTTTGGCCTAGCTTGGTTTCTTAATTTAGTTTCTTATCGTCCAAGCACAGAAGTCCTATATGTAGTTGTTTTAATGGAGATTGGAATTGAGAATTGAAGTAGTTGGATGTTAGTCCTGACTCCTGCATTGCTTTCCATTGTTGATGCATTTTGTTTGATGCAGCATTTAACAAGTTGGTTGTTAAACTAAAATGAAATATCTAAAGCCAAATTTTCTCAACAGCCTAATGTAACTCTTACTTTTTCTTTGGCAACTCAAATagaatttataatataataatggaAAGCCTCCTAAATGTCGTCAAGTTTctatttattaatataatattatatgcATATTACTTATGTCCTTGTTATGCACAATTGAATGCATTTCTTCTTGGTTGTTTCATACAACCACCTTGTACCTTTTGATAGAAGGAATGTATTCTTGTGGGTCATTGCATAAGCGCTTTAGTTCTTCATTATATTTCTTTTCCaagattaaatttttttcttttctaaaatgaagtcatcaaaattttctttgtacagaatatttattttgatatttcacTCATGGCTCTTTTAAAATGGTTTATGTCAATCTAAACTCTGCTCCCTTCtttcattttatcattttatgTCTATTATACCATTAGCACCTTTGAGAAAATATAACACGATTTGATCTTCATTATCTTCATTACAATAAAAATGAATTATGAAAATCCACTTTCCTTTAAAAGGGAATTAAAGAGGCACATATAGTTGATTGATAGTTCTGCTCTTTTGCCAAATATCAATATCTTTTATCCAAGAAATTTCTGATCTTTGTTTCAATTTTAATGTAATGCCATCTCAATTGCATAAACACTCTTTTAAAAAGAAGGTGGAGAGATCCAGAATACTTGAATGTGCACTGCTTTGAATTGTACCATATGTACCTTTTCCCcatttgtgtgtatgtgtgtttctGTACTTACACAGGACAACCTTGGCCTAttcattctttcttcttttcttttttgtgcCGTTGGGGTGCAGGTGGGGTTGGAAAACAATCTCAGCTAGtggattttttctttcaacattCTGAGAAAACTACTCGAATTCATAATTTACACTTGTCAAGTTTGTCAAACTTTAATATAGACATGAGAAACCTAACCACTATGTTGACTACTATGTGTATTCCTCCTTTCTGTACTGCAGcgtgtcattttttttttcttttaaaatttaactcAATTGTGTAACAATTTTaaactttatttcttttgattgaactggggaatgTCCCAAATTTTTCTTCTAGCATGCAAAAAAGCGCATATAAGTATGAACTGCTTAGATTTCAAGGTGCTTATTGTGCAATTCATTTGCTTCATGGTTGGCTTCTTCTGGTGTGCTAGTATTGCTTTGTTTGATATCTTCAACAACTTTTGAACATTCAGGTGAAAAGCATGGGTTTGCATGTTTTGCTAGAAAAACAAAGCTGATGCATCTGAAGCTTGCACATAGCTGTAAATTAAGAGCGATGATTACTTCCAATGAAGCCATTGAGATTCCTCATCAGTGGTACAATCTAGTTGCTGATCTTTATGTTAAGCCTCCTCCCATTTTGCATCCTAAGACTTTCAAACCAGTGAAACCTGAGGACTTGTCTCCTCTTTTTGCTGATGAGTTGATCAAACAAGAAGTGAGTAATGATGCGTTCATCGATATTCCAGATGAAGTTCTTGATGTTTATGGATTGTGGCGCCCAACCCCTCTGATCAGGTTTTTGCTAGTAATTTGTGCCTTTTTTGGtaattaaaaactaaacacacaaTGGTAAAAAGCATAAATATTTTCTTACATGAGCCAGAGCCAAGAGGTTGGAGAAGCTCCTTGACACACCTGCCAGAATTTACTACAAATACGAAGGCGTTAGCCCTGCTGGGTCGCACAAACCCAACACTGCTGTACCACAAGTCTGGTATAATGCACAACAAAGCGTCAAGAAAGTTGTGACTGAAACTGGTGCTGGCCAATGGGGAAGTGCACTGGCCTTTGCATGCAGCCTGTTTAGTCTTGGTTGTGAAGTAAGAAACACTTGTGTTTTGAACTAAATTGCATTAattgaatgtattttttttttttttttggggaggggggggggggggggtgtggggagGGATGGGGCATATTAACTAGCATTAGTCACTTGATAGTTGTATCTTAAAATCAATAATGCTTATACATTAGATATGAAGAAAAAGTATATTTAAAATGAGGTTGAAGCAGCATCATGAAAATAACTCCATTTTCCTATGGGACTGTTGAAATAACATGGCCTATTGTCATCATCCTGATCAGATTTGTGTTCTTTGTTGGTTCATTTAGTTTTACAGTAAATGCTTTATCTCAGATTCCTTGATCTAATTGAGTAGCCATCTGCTTTTTAGGtatttcttgtattttttatgCCCTTGGTCATTTAGCTAGTTTTGCAGTAAATGTTTTATGTGAGATTTCCTTGATCTAATTAAGTAGCTAGCAGCCTCTTATCTTGATATCATGAACAGGTGTGGCAAGTCCGCGCCTCTTATGAGCAGAAGCCATACCGTCGGTTGATGATGCAAACTTGGGGTGCCAAGGTGCATCCATCTCCATCTAGTGTTACGGAAGCAGGTAAAAGGATCCTTCAAATGAATCCATCTAGCCCAGGTAGTTTAGGAATAGCCATATCAGAGGCTGTCGAGATTGCGTCTTCAAATGCCGATACAATGTACTGTCTTGGGAGCGTTCTCAACCACGTACTACTTCATCAGACTATTATAGGGGAAGAATGTATTAGGCAAATGGAGGCTATTGGCGAGACTCCAGATTTGATCATTGGGTGCACTGGTGGTGGATCCAATTTTGCAGGGCTTACTTTTCCATTTATTCGGGagaagctcaaaggaaagatcaACCCTCTTCTAAGAGCAGTTGAACCTGCAGCATGCCCTTCTTTAACTAAAGGGGTGTATGCATATGATTATGGCGACACAGTTGGGATGACTCCACTGATGAAGATGCACACACTTGGACATGACTTCATTCCTGATCCTATACATGCTGGTAATGTTGTAGTGATACGGggaatataatatttttaattcctTGCTGTTGTACATCCTCTTATCTGCTTTTTCAAAAATGTGGTTCTATTAACTAGGGGGTTTGCGCTACCACGGTATGGCTCCTTTGATTTCTCATATCTATGAATTGGGTTTCATGGAAGCTGTTGCAATTCCTCAAATTGAATGCTTTCAAGGTAACCTTTCTTTTTTCTGGCCTGAAACTTTCCTTATTTATAGCATATTTTTACATTAGATTTACAAATTGAAATATAGATTTGCTAGAGAGGAAAAATGCAGGAGACATACAATAGAGCATGAGAAAGCATGTAGGGATAAGGGTGTAACTTTCTTCTGTTGTAGGTGCCATACAATTTGCTCGATCTGAAGGAATAATACCTGCACCAGAACCAGCCCATGCCATAGCTGCCACTATTAGGGAAGCACTGCACTGTAGAGAAACTGGGGAATCAAAAGTTATTCTCATGGCAATGTGTGGGCATGGCCATTTTGACCTACCTGCCTATGAAAAGTATTTTCAAGGAAGTATGATTGATTTACAGTTTGCAGAAGAGAAGGTACAGGCATCAGTGGCCAATGTTCCTCAGGTGGTGCCCTGAGATGTAGCTGAGGAGTACAATGCTGAAATGAATGAGTTTCTCAACAGTATATCACTTGGTTAATTTGGATATACTTAACTATGCTGTTTTAGGGGAATGGAGAAAATCTATATGGGGAATAATTGAATTCAGATATAATTCAGGAGTCAAAAGAGTTAACCGTACCAGCTGAACCGCTATTATCTCATACTCTGgctgtctcttttttttttttttttgttttttcgttttttgttttaaataaaagaCAGAAAATAGAAACTGTCTCTCGTAGTTGAACATGCTCCTAGTTGAATCAAGTTGGTCAATTGCATTGGCTTAAAGTAAGTTCTGCATACTTATATTTTACCTTGTGTTAAATTTTTTTGATTTAAAGTGAAAAAATAAAGCAGTGAGGATAGAACTCTAGATCTTTTGGTTGAAGAGGTTTTGATATCAAATTAAAGAACTCATTTATCTAAAAGTTCAGCCTATTATGGGAAAAAGAACTTTCAGGTTCTAGCAGGTTCGTCATTCTAGATCATGCTCTTTGTAGACCTCTTTTTGAGTGAGATTTAGGATAAAATAAACAGAAAGAATTCTTAGGTCAGCCATCAATTAAGCTGTCCATTAATCTTTCGTTTATGGAAGCTCTGATCATGATAATGTGAGATGGTGTGAGTTGCATGAGAGGTTTTATCGACATTGTTGACTAATCAACTCCATCACAAAtcttgattttaaattgaagctcCATCACAAAtcttgattttaaattgaagaaTTCTTACAATCTCTCGTTGCTTTCCATTTTCTTCAATTGATTTTTGTTAATTGGTGATAAATTTTCAACATCAAAGGATACTTGTTATGGTATTTTTAGTTACTTGTTATTGCCCTTTTTATTAGGGCACCTGCCTTTGCCTAAAATACAACCTTGTCGTTTTAGCCATTGCATCAAATTTTTAGCTCCAAGGGGTATTCACTATAGTATTTTTAGTTAGTTGTCACCTCTTTATTTCAGCCACCGTATCAATTTTCCTGTGTCAAAGGATATTTTTCAGGTAGTTGACTTTGCTTTTTTAGTTTTAGCCACTAGTGAGATCTTCACCTCTcgttatttctattttttattactattattaataattttttttcaaatagttGGTTAGTTGTGGTGATTTTGTGGTTAGGTTTAGTAGGCTTAATGTATGCACCTCtgtgttttgtgtttttatttacaaatcgatttttttttaataaaaaagtaCTATTGCATGGATTTTCAGTCTAGCTTGGATTAACACCTAAAATACTatgcttcaaaatattttaatgtatTGTATTGCGTGTGTGgtttctactagttgtagggTGTGACTTACAAAATTATCAAAGTGaaataattttgttaaaaaaaaaaaaaagcaaacgtGTACTTTGCTTGTGTAACACAAATTCTTTGTGCACACAATCGATTCCAAGCCTAGATAAAGGAGCAaagttgtgttaggtagctgatagTCAACGTAAAACTTTGTcagatcttattatcatgaattcaTACCAAATTCACATAGATCAAAGACCGAGTCTTTATAAAAGGGAGAGGGTTGATAAGTTAGTACAAGAAACTAAGATAAGATTaccaacttggaatatagggactcttaCGATGAAAAGTAtagaaatagtggaaataatgtttagaaggaaaattaacttcaTCTGCTTTCAAGAGACAAAATGGGTAGAAGAGAAAgctagaaaaattaaaaattcatatttaaaCCTTAGTACACtggtaaaaaaaaaacataaaaacaggGTATGTATTATTGTAGATAGAGAtagagacctaaaagataatgtagtagatatCAAAAGAATAGGTGATATGgtcattaaatttaaaatatttttaggccCGGAGATAGTCAACGTCATTAGTATGTATGCTCCGCAAATAGGCTTAGCAAaaaattggaaaagaaaaatttgggaagatatagatagtattttACAAGAGATACCAATGTCTAAAAgttaaatagatttcttcttaactaagaacggggaccgtctatcttgtaaggattgcaAAGTTATTCCAAATGAAAGTTTGGCtatacaacatagagtcttagtattagatatacatataagAAAATGGAAGagaatgagtaacataaatcaacacgaggactagatggtggaacttaaAGGGAGATAATAGAGTGAAATTATAAAATTAACAaaagagtgtgattggatagTAAGAGATAAGGCTGATGCAAATACTATctgaaataaaatgacaaattctatcataaggatagaaaaagaggttttaggtgagttcAAAGGAAGATAATTAGGTGGTAAAGAAAGTTAGTGGTGAGACCAAGAAGTCTAAAAGGTCATTGAGACaaaaataaattggtataaaatatgacaaaattgtagaaatatagaaaatgttaaaaaatataaataagcaagaaaaaatgaaaaaaaaaaagattatcaATAAAGCTAAATATAAAGCTTATGATGCTTTATACTAAACTAGACAcaagagaaggagaaaaagacatttatagactagctagagttagagaaagaaaatgcaaagatttaggtgatgtaaaatgtataaaggacgagaatgataatgtttttattagagaagaagacataaaagagaggtggcggagatactttgataagttctttaataaaaaccaaaatgaaagattgaacttggaagtgacactTGAAGAGAAGATTataaataggagatttatttgcaaaattagagtctttgaagttaagatgacattaaaaaaatgaGAAGTAGGAAATctatagt
Coding sequences within:
- the LOC131143803 gene encoding uncharacterized protein LOC131143803, with protein sequence MAQSPLCGGSIATAGLDVKTQGEKHGFACFARKTKLMHLKLAHSCKLRAMITSNEAIEIPHQWYNLVADLYVKPPPILHPKTFKPVKPEDLSPLFADELIKQEVSNDAFIDIPDEVLDVYGLWRPTPLIRAKRLEKLLDTPARIYYKYEGVSPAGSHKPNTAVPQVWYNAQQSVKKVVTETGAGQWGSALAFACSLFSLGCEVWQVRASYEQKPYRRLMMQTWGAKVHPSPSSVTEAGKRILQMNPSSPGSLGIAISEAVEIASSNADTMYCLGSVLNHVLLHQTIIGEECIRQMEAIGETPDLIIGCTGGGSNFAGLTFPFIREKLKGKINPLLRAVEPAACPSLTKGVYAYDYGDTVGMTPLMKMHTLGHDFIPDPIHAGGLRYHGMAPLISHIYELGFMEAVAIPQIECFQGAIQFARSEGIIPAPEPAHAIAATIREALHCRETGESKVILMAMCGHGHFDLPAYEKYFQGSMIDLQFAEEKVQASVANVPQVVP